A region from the Verrucomicrobiia bacterium genome encodes:
- the ilvN gene encoding acetolactate synthase small subunit codes for MRHIISVLVENKFGVLTRVTGLFSGRGYNIDTLNVGPTQDPAKSQMTIVTRGDEATVEQIVKQLNKLVNVLAVYDFKDDEYIDRELVLVKVGVDSKARAEVMQITDIFRAKIVDVQAATLTIEITGNESKVEKFIELMGNFGIKELARTGKIALKRN; via the coding sequence ATGCGACATATCATTTCCGTGTTGGTGGAGAACAAGTTCGGCGTGTTGACGCGTGTGACGGGCCTTTTCAGCGGCCGCGGTTACAACATCGATACGTTGAACGTCGGCCCGACCCAGGACCCGGCCAAGTCCCAGATGACAATCGTGACGCGTGGTGACGAAGCCACGGTGGAGCAGATCGTCAAACAGCTTAACAAGCTGGTGAATGTATTGGCCGTCTATGACTTCAAGGACGACGAATATATCGATCGCGAACTGGTTCTCGTCAAAGTCGGAGTGGACTCCAAGGCGCGCGCCGAGGTGATGCAGATCACGGATATCTTCCGCGCGAAGATCGTGGACGTGCAGGCCGCGACGCTGACAATCGAGATCACGGGCAATGAATCCAAGGTGGAGAAGTTCATCGAATTGATGGGCAACTTCGGCATCAAGGAGCTGGCGCGGACGGGCAAGATCGCGTTGAAGCGCAATTAA